CGGGGCGCTGCTGATCGGCCTGATCGGGCACCCCGACTCGCCGATCGGCGAGGCCGGCCTGCTCTACGGCGGCAGCATCGACCTGGTGGGCAAGCAGGCCGTCGCCCTGCTGGCGACGTGCGCCTGGACCTTCGTCCTGACGCTCGTGATCGCCACGGCCCTGCAGCGCACGATCGGCATCCGGGTCACCGAGGAGCAGGAGCGCGAGGGCCTCGACCGGTCCCTGCACGCCGAGAACGCGTACGAGGACTTCGGCGAGATGGCGCACCAGCCGCGCGGCCATGCCGAGCAGCAGCACTACCTCGAGGTCTGATCCCCGAGCAGCACCCACGAGCGCCCCGGACGTCGGCCGTCCGGGGCGCTCGTGCGCGGGTCAGCGGCTGAGCCGCCGGCGCAGTCTGCGGAAGACCCGCAGCGCGAAGCCGCGCAGGGTCGTCTGCTCCATGCGGTTGAGCCGCGCGCTGAGATCGTCGATCCGCTCCTGCTGTCGCTTCAGCTTCGCGTCACGCTGCTCACTCAACCGCGCGTGCCGCGTGCCGGCGCCCTGGTAGGTCGGGGTGTTGAACGGGTACTCGTACCGCTTCGGATGCCGGGTCAGGTCGATCACCGAGGCATGGCGCATCCACTCCAGGCGGGACGCGATCTCCGACAGGTCGGGTGCCGCCAGGGTGTGCACGGCGGGCGGGAACGACGCCTCGGCCAGGCGCGTGTCGAATTGCGTCGCGTCGCGGCCGGGCTGCCAGCGGTGCTCGAGGCCGTTGCGCTCCAGGAAGGCCGCGTAGCGGGAGAAGCGCTCGGGAATCGCCTCGTTGAAGGCGGCGAGGTCGGTGGCCTCGTACAGCTCCTCGACGCTGATCGGCGCGTCGAAGTGGGGCTGGAGCCGGTGCGGCATCCGGTGGTACTCGGCCAGCTCGAGGGTGCGCGAGTCGTGGGCCAGCATCAGAGCGGGCGTGCCGGCCAGCAGGGCGGCGACGTTGCCGTGGAAGCGTGTGCCGTACACGAAGTCCTGCTCGGCGAGGAAGTCGTACCAGGACCAGGTGTCGACGAAGAGCCGCATCCGATCCTGTTGGTAGAGCGGGTGCCGCAGGTGCGTGGGCACGAGCGGGTCGGTCACGTGCGGGTGTGGGACGCCCCACAGCAGCAGCCGCAGGTCGTGCTGGTCCTGCCCGACGTAGGTCAGGTTGGGGTGGTGCGCGGCCTGTTCGGTCGCGAAGGCACCGATGCCCGGCACCTCGGGGGTGAGGTTGAGGCCCAGCGGAGAGTCCGCTCCGAGCGACTCGACCTTCCGGTGCACCTGGTGGTCGGGCCCGTGCAGGAACAGCGACGGGCAGCCGATGACGTCGACCGCGTCGGCCGGGAATCCCAGGTGGACGAGGAAGTCGCGGGTGAACTCGCCGCGGACGCCGATCGAGGGCGAACGCTCGAGGACGGCCGCGACGAACCGCTGCGTCACGTCCCGCACGTCGGCCAGGGCGTCGAAGGACCGGTCGGCCGGGGCCTGGGCGCCGATGCCGATCACGGTCGTGGGGATCGTCAGCTGCTCGATCAACCGGGTCAGGTTCTCGAGCTTGTCGGCGAAGTCGGCCCGGAACGAGTTCGCCATCGGGATGACGAAGTGGTCGAACTCCTCGTTGATGCGCGCCGCGTCCTCGGGCGAGGCCGCGCGACGCTCGCTGAGGGTGGAGTTCGCGACCAGCTCGTGGGGCGCGACGTCGAGCGCCTTCCACACCGAGTGCTGGAAGAGGAAGTTGCCGCTGTTGGAGTTGAAGACGTCCTGCGTCAGCGTCGTCTCGGGTACGACTGCCGTGAACGGGTCCTTGCCCGCGCGGATCAGGATCCGAGCCATGTCGATCAGTGTGGCAGAGCCCCGGGTACCCGGATAGGCGTGTCGGTGGTCACACCCGATGGTGGCGGCGAGGATCGCGGGGGTACAGTGACGGCGTCACTTTGTCTGGTACCCGCTCGGGACTGGAACGAAAGGCAACACACATGTCGCACCCCAGCGTGGGTGTGGTCGGCGCCGGCCGTGTCGGTGCTGTCCTCGCCGCCCGACTCCAGCGAGCCGGACACCACCTCGTCGGCGTCAGCGGACGCTCGGCTGCCTCGCAGCTGCGCGTGCAGACGCTGCTGACCGACGTTCCCGTGCTCGAGCCCGCCGAGGTCGCGGCCCGCGCCGAGATCGTGATCCTGGCCGTCCCCGACGACCTGCTGGCGGACGTCGCCGCCGACCTGGCCCCCCACGTGGGCCCCGGTCAGCTCGTCGCTCACACCAGCGGTCGTCACGGCCTGGCCGTCCTGGAGCCCTTCACCCGGGTCGGCGCGCGAACCATGGCCCTGCACCCGGCGATGACGTTCACCGGCACCGAGGTCGACCTCGAGCGCGCCTGCGTCTTCGGCGTCACCGCCGAGCCGGGGGTCCGCGACGTCGCGGAGACCCTCGTGGCGGCCCTCGACGGCTCGGTCATGTGGATCGACGAGGCCGACCGGGCGACCTACCACGCCTCGCTCGCGCACGGTGCCAACCACCTGACCACGATCGTGACCCAGGCGATGGACCTGCTGCGCCAGATCGGTGCCGAGGACCCGGCCGCCGTGCTGCGCCCGCTGCTGACGGCCGCGCTCGACAACACGCTGGCCTACGGCGACGCGGCGCTGACCGGGCCGGTGGCCCGCGGCGACGTCGACACCGTCCGCGCTCACGTCGCGCAGCTGACCGACCCGTCCGTGCGGCGCACGTACGCGGCGCTGGCCACCGCCACCGCCGACCGGGCCGAGTCCACCGGCCGGATCGACACCGACACGGCCGACGCCGTCCGCACGGCCGTCATCCGCGAGAAGGTCCGCTGATGCCCACCGTCGTCCGCACCGCGGCCGAGCTCCGCGCCGCCACGGCCGGCGCCGGCACCGTGGCGCTCGTTCCCACGATGGGCGCCCTGCACGACGGCCACGCCAGCCTGATGCGCCACGCGCGCCCGCTGGCCGACACCCTCGTCGTCTCGATCTTCGTCAACCCCACGCAGTTCGCCCCGGGTGAGGATCTCGACGCCTACCCGCGCACCTTCGACGCCGATCTCGAGCGTTGCGAGGCCGAAGGGGTCGACGTCGTCTTCGCCCCGACCGTCGAGCAGATGTACCCGCACGGGCTCGACGAGATCATCACGGTCGATCCCGGCCCGCGCGCGACCATTCTCGAGGGGGCCCAGCGGCCCACCCACTTCCGCGGAGTCCTCACCGTCGTCGCCAAGCTGTTCGGGCTCGTGCGTCCGGACGTCGCGGTCTTCGGCGAGAAGGACTACCAGCAACTGAGCCTGATCCGGCTGATGGCGCGCGAGCTGTGCCTCGGCGTCGAGGTCGTCGGCTGCCCCACCGTCCGCGAGGACGACGGACTGGCCATGAGTTCGCGCAACCGCTACCTGGGCGCGTCCGACCGCGAGCGGGCCGCCGCGATCTCGTCCGCCCTGCGCGCCGGCGTCGACGCCGCCCCCGACGGCCCCGAGGCCGTCCTCCATGCCGCCGAGAAGGTGCTGGCCGACGCCGGCATCGACCCGGACTACCTCGTGCTCACCAGCCCCGACCTCGGACCGGCGGAGCCCGGCCGGGAGGCGCGGTTGCTGGTGGCCGCTCGAGTGGGCCAGCCGCGCCTGCTCGACAACTGCGCGATCCCGCTCGGGACCGCGAAGAACCAAGGGAAGTGACCCCGATGCTGCGCACCATGATGAAGTCCAAGATCCACCGCGCCACGGTGACCCAGGCCGACCTGCACTACGTCGGATCGGTGACCGTCGACGAGGACCTGCTCGATGCGTCCGACATCCTGCCCGGCGAGCTCGTGCACATCGTCGACGTCACGAACGGCGCCCGCCTCGAGACCTACACGATCGCCGGCCCGCGGGGCTCGGGCATCATCGGCATCAACGGCGCCGCGGCGCACCTCGTGCACCCCGACGACATCGTCATCCTCATCGCCTACGCGCAGGTCGACGACGCCGAGGCCCGCGAGCTGCAGCCCAGCGTCGTGTTCGTCGACGCCGACAACCGCATCGTCACCCTGGGTCACGACGCCGCCGAGGTCCCGGCGGACTCGGGTCTCAAGCGAGGCGACCTGGTGACCGTGTGACGCTCCTGGCGATCGACGCGGGGAACGCCGAGACCAGCATCGGGCTGTTCGACGGCGACGAGCTGGCCGCGGACTTCGTGGTGGCCTCCGACGAGCGCCGCACGTCCGACGAGTGGTTCCTGGTCGTCGACGGCTTCGTCCGTCGCGCCGGTCTGCCCGAGGTCGACGAGATCGCCATGTGCTGCACGGTGCCCGCGCTGCTCGTGGCGCTGCGCAAGGCCTACCGCCGGTACTACGCCGACGTGCCCGCGTGGGTCGTCGGCCCGGGGGTCAAGACCGGGGTGCCGATCCACACCGACAACCCGCGCGAGGTCGGCACCGACCGGGTCGTCAACGCGCTGGCCGCCAAGGAGCTCTACGGCGGTCCGGCGATCGTCGTCGACCTGACCGGCACGGCCACGGTCGTGGACGCGATCGACGCCGAGGGCCGGTACCTCGGCGGGGCGATCGCCCCGGGTGTCGAGGTCTCGCTGGAGGCCCTCGCGCGCCGCAGCGCCCAGCTGCGGAGCGTCGAGATCAGCACGCCGCGCGACGTGATCGGCAAGAACACCGTCGAGGCGCTGCAGTCGGGCACGGTGTTCGGTTTCGCCGGCCTCATCGACGCCATCGTCGAGCGGATGATCGACTCGCTGGGCGAGGATCCCGAGCACGTCTCGGTCATCGCGACCGGCAGTCACGCCGCCGTCGTCCTGAGCGAGTGCGAGACCATCACGGCCCGCAACCCCAAGCTCACCCTCGAGGGCCTGCGGCTCGTCGCCGCCCGCAACCGCTGAGCGGCCGTCCCCAGTCCCGAGATTTGCTCTGACTTCTACCTTTCAATCGGGTTGGAAGGTCGAATTGGGAGCAAATCTCGGGAGGGCAGGGCGGCTGCGACGTCGTTGGTCGTGACGGCGTCCACGCCCATGGCGCGCAGGCGCTCGATCTGACGCAGGTCGTCCACCGTCCAGGCGGTGACGGTCCCGCCGGCGCGGTGGACGCGCTCGACGAGGCGCTCGTCGACGCGGCGGGCGTTCACGTGGAACTCGTCGAACCGGCCCACGTCCTCGGCCGAGGGCTGACGCCGCGAGACCAGGCCGACCAGCGGGTGCACGGGCAGCGCCGCCTCGGCGAGGGAGCGGTCGAAGCTCATCAACGTCACGTCGGCGCGGCCGCCGAGCTCGTCGAGCACCGCGCGCACGTAGGCGCGCGGGTCGACCGGGGCCGGCTTGAGCTCGACGGCGAACCGCACGTCGGTGTCCCGGAATGCCTTCACCACGTCGCGCAGGGTCGGCACGGGGGTCCCGGCGAATGTCGGCGACTTCCAGCTGCCGGCGTCCAGCCGGGCCAGCTCGGCCAGCGTGAACCGCTGGACCGAGACCCCCACCTTCGAGCGCTGCACGTCACGCAGGTTCGTCGTGCGCATCGGGGACCGGTCGTGCATCAGGACGATCGAGCCGTCCGCCGTCGGCTGGACGTCGAACTCGACCCCGTGGGCGCCCAGTCGCGCGGCCTCGCGCAGCGCCGGCACGGTGTTCTCAGGGTGCGTGGCGCTCTGGCCACGATGGCCGTAGATCCGCAGGTCTCCACTCATGTCTCCACGGTGACTCGCGAACCTGACCATCAGGTAAACGCCACCTGTGTGTCTGCCCAATTCCACCCGACGGCTCAGGGGTGGCCGGCGCCGGTCTCGGCGGTCTCGACCAGGATCTCCTCGACCGTGTGGTGCCGGGGCTCACGCACCGCGACGACCACGAGGGCGGCGATCACGGCGCAGAACGCGGCGGCCACCCACAGGCCCAGGTGCATGCCGCCGACGAACGCACCGTTGATCGACGGCACGCCCTCGAACAGGACGCCCGCGGCTCCCGCCTCCGCGGCCTCGTCCGGCAGCCGCGCGGCGCCGACGGCGGGCGCGACCTGTCCCGCGACGATCGCCGAGAGCACGGCGGTGCCGATCGCGCCGCCGATCTGGATGCACGTGGTCTGGAAGCCACTGGCCACACCGGCCAGGTGCACGGGCGCGCCGCCGACGATCAGGTCCGCGCCCGAGGGGATCGCGAAGCCGGAGCCGAAGGCGATGACGACGAACGGCAGGGCCATCAGCAGGTAGGACGAGTCGAGGTCGACCAGGGTCAGCGCGGCCAGGCCGACCGCCATGAGGGCCAGGCCCAGGGCGGCGACGCGGCGCGGGCCGATCCGCGAGGTCAGCACGGCGCCCAGGGGAGCGGCCGGGATCGAGAAGGCGCTCATCGGCAGCATCATCAGGCCGGCCTTCGTGGTGCTGTTGCCCAGCGAGTTCATCAGGAACAGCGTGATGAGGAAGGTGACGCCCAAGATGGCGAAGAAGTTCGCCACGAAGACCAGGCCGCCCACGCTGACGCCGGAGGAGCGGAACAGGTCCAGCGGCAGCAGCGGCTCGGCCACGCGGCTCTCGACGATCACGAAGAGGGCCAGCAGAACGACCGAGGCGACCAGGACGCCGAGGGTGGTGGCGCTGCCCCAGCCCCACGCCTGCGCCTGCACGACTGCGAACACGATCCCGAAGAGGGCCAGGGCCAGCAGCACGATGCCCGGGTAGTCCAGCCGCCCGGACTTCTCGGTGGCCGTCTCGCGGATGAAGACCCCGGCGAAGACGATGCCGATGAGGGCGATCGGGGCGTTGATGTGGAAGACCC
Above is a window of Aeromicrobium senzhongii DNA encoding:
- a CDS encoding polysaccharide pyruvyl transferase family protein, which gives rise to MARILIRAGKDPFTAVVPETTLTQDVFNSNSGNFLFQHSVWKALDVAPHELVANSTLSERRAASPEDAARINEEFDHFVIPMANSFRADFADKLENLTRLIEQLTIPTTVIGIGAQAPADRSFDALADVRDVTQRFVAAVLERSPSIGVRGEFTRDFLVHLGFPADAVDVIGCPSLFLHGPDHQVHRKVESLGADSPLGLNLTPEVPGIGAFATEQAAHHPNLTYVGQDQHDLRLLLWGVPHPHVTDPLVPTHLRHPLYQQDRMRLFVDTWSWYDFLAEQDFVYGTRFHGNVAALLAGTPALMLAHDSRTLELAEYHRMPHRLQPHFDAPISVEELYEATDLAAFNEAIPERFSRYAAFLERNGLEHRWQPGRDATQFDTRLAEASFPPAVHTLAAPDLSEIASRLEWMRHASVIDLTRHPKRYEYPFNTPTYQGAGTRHARLSEQRDAKLKRQQERIDDLSARLNRMEQTTLRGFALRVFRRLRRRLSR
- a CDS encoding glycerophosphodiester phosphodiesterase; protein product: MSGDLRIYGHRGQSATHPENTVPALREAARLGAHGVEFDVQPTADGSIVLMHDRSPMRTTNLRDVQRSKVGVSVQRFTLAELARLDAGSWKSPTFAGTPVPTLRDVVKAFRDTDVRFAVELKPAPVDPRAYVRAVLDELGGRADVTLMSFDRSLAEAALPVHPLVGLVSRRQPSAEDVGRFDEFHVNARRVDERLVERVHRAGGTVTAWTVDDLRQIERLRAMGVDAVTTNDVAAALPSRDLLPIRPSNPIER
- a CDS encoding type III pantothenate kinase; amino-acid sequence: MTLLAIDAGNAETSIGLFDGDELAADFVVASDERRTSDEWFLVVDGFVRRAGLPEVDEIAMCCTVPALLVALRKAYRRYYADVPAWVVGPGVKTGVPIHTDNPREVGTDRVVNALAAKELYGGPAIVVDLTGTATVVDAIDAEGRYLGGAIAPGVEVSLEALARRSAQLRSVEISTPRDVIGKNTVEALQSGTVFGFAGLIDAIVERMIDSLGEDPEHVSVIATGSHAAVVLSECETITARNPKLTLEGLRLVAARNR
- a CDS encoding MFS transporter; its protein translation is MNPVAPHSSADPDETTTTTRRRSRQGRPGLTLVAVCFGLFMVGLDSTVVHIANPAIQADLGATFGQLQWIINSYLLALAVFLIPCGKLGDRFGRKRMYVTGVLLFGIASVAIGLSGSVEGVLVFRALQGLSAAMLMPQTIALLRATFPREQFGMAVGIWGGVSSVAIAGGPLVSGILVEQLGWEWVFHINAPIALIGIVFAGVFIRETATEKSGRLDYPGIVLLALALFGIVFAVVQAQAWGWGSATTLGVLVASVVLLALFVIVESRVAEPLLPLDLFRSSGVSVGGLVFVANFFAILGVTFLITLFLMNSLGNSTTKAGLMMLPMSAFSIPAAPLGAVLTSRIGPRRVAALGLALMAVGLAALTLVDLDSSYLLMALPFVVIAFGSGFAIPSGADLIVGGAPVHLAGVASGFQTTCIQIGGAIGTAVLSAIVAGQVAPAVGAARLPDEAAEAGAAGVLFEGVPSINGAFVGGMHLGLWVAAAFCAVIAALVVVAVREPRHHTVEEILVETAETGAGHP
- a CDS encoding Rossmann-like and DUF2520 domain-containing protein, whose product is MSHPSVGVVGAGRVGAVLAARLQRAGHHLVGVSGRSAASQLRVQTLLTDVPVLEPAEVAARAEIVILAVPDDLLADVAADLAPHVGPGQLVAHTSGRHGLAVLEPFTRVGARTMALHPAMTFTGTEVDLERACVFGVTAEPGVRDVAETLVAALDGSVMWIDEADRATYHASLAHGANHLTTIVTQAMDLLRQIGAEDPAAVLRPLLTAALDNTLAYGDAALTGPVARGDVDTVRAHVAQLTDPSVRRTYAALATATADRAESTGRIDTDTADAVRTAVIREKVR
- the panD gene encoding aspartate 1-decarboxylase → MLRTMMKSKIHRATVTQADLHYVGSVTVDEDLLDASDILPGELVHIVDVTNGARLETYTIAGPRGSGIIGINGAAAHLVHPDDIVILIAYAQVDDAEARELQPSVVFVDADNRIVTLGHDAAEVPADSGLKRGDLVTV
- the panC gene encoding pantoate--beta-alanine ligase, which codes for MPTVVRTAAELRAATAGAGTVALVPTMGALHDGHASLMRHARPLADTLVVSIFVNPTQFAPGEDLDAYPRTFDADLERCEAEGVDVVFAPTVEQMYPHGLDEIITVDPGPRATILEGAQRPTHFRGVLTVVAKLFGLVRPDVAVFGEKDYQQLSLIRLMARELCLGVEVVGCPTVREDDGLAMSSRNRYLGASDRERAAAISSALRAGVDAAPDGPEAVLHAAEKVLADAGIDPDYLVLTSPDLGPAEPGREARLLVAARVGQPRLLDNCAIPLGTAKNQGK